A genomic segment from Bubalus bubalis isolate 160015118507 breed Murrah chromosome 5, NDDB_SH_1, whole genome shotgun sequence encodes:
- the ANGPTL7 gene encoding angiopoietin-related protein 7, which translates to MLKKTLSAVAWLCIFLVAFVSHPVWPQKPPKRKTPAELTAATCCEEAKALQAQIANLSSLLSDLGKKQERDWVSVVMQVMELESSAKSMETRLTEAESKYSEMNNQIGIMQLQAAQTVTQTSADAIYDCSSLYQKNYRISGVYKLPPDDFLGSPELEVFCDMETSGGGWTIIQRRKSGLVSFYRDWKQYKQGFGSIRGDFWLGNDHIHRLSRRPTRLRVEMQDWEGNMRYAEYSHFVLGNELNSYRLFLGNYSGDVGNDALIYHNNTAFSTKDKDNDNCLDKCAQLRKGGYWYNCCTDSNLNGVYYRLGEHNKHLDGITWYGWHGSSYSLKRVEMKIRPEDFQP; encoded by the exons ATGCTGAAAAAGACTCTCTCGGCTGTGGCGTGGCTCTGCATTTTCCTCGTGGCCTTTGTCAGCCACCCAGTTTGGCCACAGAAGCCCCCTAAGCGCAAGACCCCGGCAGAGCTCACCGCAGCCACCTGCTGTGAGGAGGCAAAGGCGCTCCAGGCCCAGATCGCCAACCTGAGCAGCCTGCTGAGCGACCTGGGCAAGAAGCAGGAGAGGGACTGGGTCAGCGTGGTCATGCAGGTGATGGAGCTGGAAAGCAGCGCCAAGAGCATGGAGACGCGGCTCACTGAGGCCGAGAGCAAGTACTCTGAGATGAACAACCAGATTGGCATTATGCAGCTGCAGGCAGCGCAGACGGTCACCCAGACCTCGGCAG ATGCCATCTATGACTGCTCATCCCTCTACCAGAAGAACTACCGCATCTCTGGAGTATATAAGCTTCCTCCCGACGACTTCTTGGGCAGCCCTGAACTGGAG GTGTTCTGTGACATGGAGACTTCAGGCGGCGGCTGGACCATTATTCAGAGACGGAAGAGTGGCCTCGTCTCCTTCTACCGGGACTGGAAGCAGTACAAGCAGGGCTTTGGCAGCATCCGTGGGGACTTCTGGCTGGGGAACGACCACATCCACCGGCTCTCCAGGCGGCCCACTCGGCTGCGCGTGGAGATGCAG GACTGGGAGGGCAACATGCGCTACGCCGAGTACAGCCACTTTGTTCTGGGCAATGAACTAAACAGCTATCGCCTCTTCCTGGGGAACTACAGCGGCGACGTGGGGAATGATGCCCTCATCTATCACAACAACACAGCCTTCAGCACCAAGGACAAGGACAACGACAACTGCTTGGACAAGTGTGCCCAGCTCCGCAAAG GTGGATACTGGTACAACTGCTGCACAGACTCCAACCTCAATGGCGTCTACTACCGCCTCGGGGAGCACAACAAGcatctggatggcatcacctggtATGGCTGGCACGGCTCCAGTTACTCCCTCAAACGAGTGGAGATGAAAATCCGCCCGGAAGACTTCCAGCCGTAA